The DNA sequence CACCGTCTACGCTCACCTGAACACGCCCAAGAACGGCTTCGACTTCGCGCTGCGCGACGTGCAGCCGCTGTTCGCCGACGCCTGGCCGACGCTGCTGCTGTCGCTGTTCGCGATTCCGCTGCTCCGCACCGACCGCCGCGCCCTGTTGCCGCTGCTGTACCTGCTCGTATCAACGGGGCTGACGCTCTTCTCGCTCCGCAATACCGGCGGCGATGTGAACTACCTGATCGAGCCGGCCGCCGCCGCCTGCGTGCCGGCGGCGCTGGCGCTCGGCTGGCTCTGGGCGGCCGGTGGCAACGTCCGCCTGGAGCTGGCGCGGGTCGCGATCTCCGTCGTGCTGGCCGGCGCGCTGGTCGTCTGGGGGATGGACATCGCGGCGTTCTGGCGGGCGGATGGCGGCGTCAACGTCGCCCGGCTGCCGCTCGACGAGATGGCCGCCGCCGACGCGATCCTCTCCGAGGAGCCGCTGGCCGTGCTGCTGGCCGGCAAGCCGCTGCTCGTCTCGGACACGTTCCACCTGAGCATGCTCGCGACCAGCGGCTTCTTCGATCCGCTGGAGCTGGAGCGGCGCATCAAGCGGTCCGAGTTCGACCTGATCGTGACGCGCAGCGACATCCGGGCGGCCCGCCTCTGGAAGCGCCAGCCGCTGCTGCCCGAGGGCGTGCGGCTGGCGATCAAGGACACCTACGTTCAGGTGGGACGAGTCGGGATCTACTGGCTGTACCGTCCGGAGGGCCGGCGCGGCCGGTAGTGGCAGTGCGTCAGGCCGGCGACCACTCGCCGGTGAAGACCTCGGTGGCCGATCCCGTCATGTAGACGTGGTTGTCGGCCTCCCGCCACTCGATGGTGAGATCGCCGCCGGGCAGGTGGATCAGCACCGTGCGCTCGGTCAGGCCGGCCAGCACGCCGGCCACACCCACGGCGCTCGCGCCGGTCCCGCAGGCCAGGGTGATGCCGCTGCCCCGCTCCCAGGTCCGCATCGTCAACTCGGTGGGGCTGTGCACCTGGACCCAGTGGGCGTTGATGCGGCGCGGGAAGGCCGGATGGTGCTCGGCCTCGGGGCCTTCGCGGTCCAGGTCGATGGCGGCCACGTCGTCCACGAACATCACGGCGTGCGGATTGCCCATCGAGACGAACAGCGCGTCATACGCCGTGCCGGCCTTCGGCAGCGCGATCCGATAGGTGTGCGGGCGGCCCGTCGGCTCGATCT is a window from the Chloroflexota bacterium genome containing:
- a CDS encoding diaminopimelate epimerase, with the translated sequence MKFTKMHGIGNDYVYVNGFAEQVENPSKVAELVADRHFGIGGDGLILILPSQTADVRMQMFNADGSEGEMCGNGIRCVAKYAYEHGLAQANPLRVETLRGVLPIQLTLDGDRVQQATVDMEEPILNLPDVPVDASKIEPTGRPHTYRIALPKAGTAYDALFVSMGNPHAVMFVDDVAAIDLDREGPEAEHHPAFPRRINAHWVQVHSPTELTMRTWERGSGITLACGTGASAVGVAGVLAGLTERTVLIHLPGGDLTIEWREADNHVYMTGSATEVFTGEWSPA